In Bacteroidales bacterium, a genomic segment contains:
- a CDS encoding pirin family protein, with protein MDRKMFLTKTILATAAGAAMPLMLNAGQIRKKNSDYDLMLDQVGFNHLPNKENKTMNTILHKAETRGHANHGWLDSYHTFSFANYRNPDRMHFGVLRVLNDDRVAAGQGFGTHPHDNMEIISIPLEGDLEHKDSMGNVAIIKEGDIQVMSAGTGIFHSEFNKNKDREVKFLQIWLFPNKKNVTPRYDQLSIKEIGQKNRFYQVLSPNAGDQGVWIHQDAWFSMGNFESGKTDSYQIKKTGNGVYAFVIDGEVEINGQHLEKRDGLGMWDTSELSLKSLTDSRVLLMDVPMTI; from the coding sequence ATGGATAGAAAAATGTTCTTAACCAAAACAATATTGGCAACAGCAGCAGGCGCCGCAATGCCACTTATGCTGAATGCCGGTCAGATCAGAAAGAAAAATTCTGATTACGACCTGATGCTTGACCAGGTTGGATTTAACCATTTACCAAACAAGGAGAATAAAACAATGAACACTATTTTGCACAAAGCAGAAACCAGAGGACATGCCAATCATGGCTGGCTCGATTCTTATCACACCTTCAGCTTTGCCAATTACCGCAACCCGGACAGGATGCACTTTGGCGTGCTTCGGGTGCTGAACGACGACCGCGTAGCCGCAGGTCAGGGTTTTGGAACTCATCCGCACGATAACATGGAAATTATTTCGATCCCCCTCGAAGGAGATCTGGAACATAAAGACAGCATGGGAAATGTTGCCATCATCAAAGAGGGTGATATCCAGGTGATGAGTGCCGGAACCGGCATCTTTCACAGTGAGTTCAATAAAAATAAGGATCGTGAGGTGAAATTCCTTCAGATTTGGCTTTTCCCAAACAAGAAAAATGTGACTCCACGCTACGATCAGCTTTCGATCAAAGAGATCGGGCAAAAGAACCGTTTTTATCAGGTACTCTCGCCAAATGCCGGCGATCAGGGGGTCTGGATTCATCAGGATGCATGGTTCAGCATGGGGAACTTCGAAAGTGGCAAAACTGATTCTTATCAGATTAAAAAAACCGGAAACGGAGTGTATGCCTTTGTAATTGACGGAGAGGTAGAAATAAACGGACAGCACCTGGAAAAGCGCGATGGGCTTGGTATGTGGGACACCAGCGAACTGAGTCTTAAATCACTGACAGATTCCAGGGTGCTGCTAATGGACGTACCAATGACGATATAA